A stretch of the Vitis vinifera cultivar Pinot Noir 40024 chromosome 16, ASM3070453v1 genome encodes the following:
- the LOC100245014 gene encoding oxoglutarate-dependent flavonoid 7-O-demethylase 1 yields the protein MASSIPSSSFGTPPSILSIQELAKQPMATVPQIFLLEDQERPVLRENAALPDIPTIDMKRLIMSETTDFELDKLHSACKEWGFFQLVNHGVSSSLVEDLKHEIVEFYKLPLEEKMKYKTPADAEGYGPSIIRSEDQKLDWGDRFYMLTNPIHRRKPHLLPQLPPSLRDNLELYISDSQKLAMRLLGLMAKAMKLDKREMEELFDDGKQAVRMTYYPPCPQSEMVMGIAPHSDATGITILLQVNEVDGLQIKKDGVWIPVNVLPDALVVNVGDILEIVSNGMYTSIEHRATVNSTKERISIAMFFSPKFSAEIGPAAGLITPQNLPVFKRIGMEKYYEDFFSRKLDGKSYLEHMKIKK from the exons ATGGCATCATCGATACCGTCTTCAAGCTTTGGCACTCCTCCTTCTATACTGAGTATTCAGGAGCTGGCCAAACAGCCCATGGCTACAGTGCCACAAATCTTTCTCTTGGAGGATCAGGAGCGTCCCGTTCTCCGAGAGAATGCTGCCCTGCCCGATATCCCCACCATCGACATGAAACGTTTGATTATGAGTGAAACCACAGATTTTGAACTAGACAAGTTGCACTCAGCTTGCAAAGAATGGGGCTTCTTTCAG TTGGTGAATCATGGAGTCAGTTCTTCCCTTGTGGAGGACCTGAAACATGAGATTGTAGAATTTTACAAGCTTCCCTTGGAAGAGAAGATGAAATATAAGACGCCAGCTGATGCTGAAGGATATGGGCCGTCTATAATCCGATCAGAAGATCAAAAACTTGACTGGGGTGATAGGTTTTACATGTTAACCAACCCTATTCATAGGAGGAAGCCACATCTATTGCCACAGCTCCCCCCGTCACTAAG GGATAACTTGGAATTGTACATATCAGACTCGCAGAAACTCGCCATGAGACTTCTAGGGTTGATGGCTAAAGCTATGAAGCTGGACAAGAGAGAAATGGAAGAGTTGTTTGATGATGGAAAGCAGGCAGTGAGGATGACTTACTATCCTCCATGTCCACAATCAGAGATGGTTATGGGCATTGCGCCTCACTCCGATGCTACAGGCATCACCATTCTTCTTCAAGTTAATGAAGTAGATGGCCTCCAAATAAAGAAAGATGGGGTTTGGATTCCTGTAAACGTCCTCCCAGATGCACTTGTAGTTAATGTTGGAGACATTCTAGAG ATTGTGAGCAATGGGATGTATACTAGCATTGAGCATAGGGCAACTGTAAATAGTACAAAAGAGAGGATCTCTATTGCCATGTTTTTCAGCCCCAAATTTTCAGCTGAGATTGGACCTGCTGCTGGTTTGATAACTCCTCAAAACCTCCCAGTGTTCAAGCGAATTGGCATGGAAAAATACTACGAAGATTTCTTCTCTCGCAAGCTGGATGGAAAATCTTACCTGGAGcatatgaagataaaaaaatga